One region of Trueperaceae bacterium genomic DNA includes:
- a CDS encoding PIN domain-containing protein — protein sequence MSVRTVRSYRFSRSDEVVLDTNVLVFVFAASYNIEPDHTRRGSPYTKAYNELLVRRAQIILLDVVLAEFFGVMEAMASRHWYKVGGGRNLIPVEEWQERKQFRRKGPYPTLLKEFRQATADILKHARFEKVALDETSIGQVLADVEAKRIGINDVLIARHCETSGRVLLTSDADMLQFQDRIDIVHGA from the coding sequence GTGTCGGTTCGGACGGTCCGTAGCTATCGCTTCTCGAGAAGCGATGAGGTCGTTCTGGATACCAATGTCCTTGTTTTCGTATTTGCGGCGAGCTACAACATCGAACCCGATCACACTCGCCGGGGCTCCCCTTACACGAAGGCGTACAACGAGCTGCTTGTCCGCAGGGCGCAAATCATCCTTCTCGACGTCGTCTTGGCGGAGTTCTTCGGGGTAATGGAGGCTATGGCGTCTCGCCACTGGTACAAAGTTGGCGGTGGGAGGAACCTGATTCCCGTCGAGGAGTGGCAGGAGCGCAAGCAGTTTCGCCGCAAAGGCCCGTACCCGACTCTCCTCAAAGAGTTCCGCCAGGCGACGGCCGACATCTTGAAGCACGCGCGGTTCGAGAAGGTCGCTTTAGACGAGACCTCGATCGGTCAGGTCCTGGCTGATGTGGAAGCGAAGCGAATCGGCATCAACGACGTCCTTATCGCCCGTCATTGCGAGACGTCGGGTAGGGTCCTCTTGACTAGCGACGCCGATATGCTTCAGTTCCAAGACCGCATAGACATCGTTCACGGCGCCTAG
- a CDS encoding anhydro-N-acetylmuramic acid kinase: MPAARDLPPAVVVGVMSGTSADGIDTVTVRLARQDGRLAWEVLRRAAHAYPDDVAADIRRAMDPERSDVLLITQLHQRIGQAYADAVAAAQTEHEVDIVGLSGQTVYHVPRVDASRGWHVKSTLQLGEAAVVAERCRVVTVSDFRQSDLAAGGQGAPLVPFSDHLLYSRPGVARAVLNVGGIANVTYLPASQDPGGVVAFDTGPGNCLMDEAAQAYLGAPRDEDGRAAASGTVDAEALARLLSDPYFALEPPKTTGREHFHLGHALALGWPGGAPERPEVLLATLAQLTAVTVADAMERFLPSDEALEVLVAGGGARNPDLVRRLRRETGRPVTTFAEAGYDDKDRETLAMAVMAYMAVHGEPNVLPSATGATHPVVAGKVCAPAGARCPWAKGD, encoded by the coding sequence GTGCCTGCGGCGCGCGACCTGCCGCCGGCGGTCGTAGTCGGCGTCATGTCCGGCACCTCCGCCGACGGCATCGACACCGTGACGGTCCGCCTGGCCCGCCAGGACGGCCGGCTCGCCTGGGAGGTGCTCCGCCGCGCCGCCCACGCGTACCCGGACGACGTCGCCGCCGACATCAGGCGGGCGATGGACCCGGAGCGCTCCGACGTCCTGTTGATCACGCAGCTGCACCAGCGCATCGGCCAGGCCTACGCCGACGCCGTGGCCGCCGCTCAGACGGAGCACGAGGTCGACATCGTCGGGCTCTCGGGCCAGACCGTCTACCACGTGCCGCGCGTGGACGCTTCGCGCGGCTGGCACGTGAAGAGCACCCTGCAGCTCGGCGAGGCCGCCGTGGTGGCGGAGCGCTGCCGCGTGGTGACGGTGTCCGACTTCCGTCAGTCCGACCTGGCCGCCGGCGGGCAAGGGGCGCCGCTGGTGCCTTTCTCCGATCACCTCCTCTACTCGCGCCCGGGCGTCGCCCGGGCGGTGCTGAACGTCGGCGGCATCGCCAACGTGACCTACCTGCCCGCCTCGCAGGACCCGGGCGGCGTCGTGGCCTTCGACACCGGGCCGGGCAACTGCCTCATGGACGAGGCGGCGCAGGCCTACCTCGGCGCCCCGCGCGACGAGGACGGCCGGGCGGCAGCGTCCGGGACGGTGGACGCGGAGGCGCTCGCCCGGCTGCTGAGCGACCCCTACTTCGCCCTCGAGCCGCCCAAGACGACCGGCCGCGAGCACTTCCACCTGGGCCACGCCCTGGCCCTGGGCTGGCCCGGCGGCGCGCCCGAGCGCCCCGAGGTCCTGCTGGCGACCCTCGCCCAGCTCACGGCCGTGACCGTGGCCGACGCCATGGAACGGTTCCTGCCCTCCGACGAGGCCCTCGAGGTGCTCGTGGCCGGCGGCGGCGCGCGCAACCCCGACCTCGTCCGCCGGCTGCGGCGGGAGACCGGCAGGCCGGTGACGACGTTCGCCGAGGCGGGCTACGACGACAAGGACCGCGAGACCCTGGCGATGGCCGTCATGGCCTACATGGCCGTGCACGGCGAGCCTAACGTGCTGCCCTCCGCGACCGGGGCGACACACCCGGTCGTGGCCGGCAAGGTCTGCGCTCCTGCCGGGGCGCGCTGCCCCTGGGCCAAAGGGGATTGA
- a CDS encoding DNA repair exonuclease, whose protein sequence is MKLLCAADLHLGRQPSRLPRHPSDLADRLRPAAAWRRLVDTAVAEGVTAVLLAGDVVEDEHDYFEAFADLRRGAQDLADAGIRLLAVAGNHDVGVLPRLARAVPAVTVLGEGGRWEAVTLEAGRAKANVVGWSWPDRQVTESPLGGLADGLAALPPAPTLALLHCDLDQSRSPYAPVSRADLAGAPVDAWLLGHVHKPSFSADASGRWCGYLGSTFGADPGEEGPRGAWLVTVGAGVEARLVPLSPLLFDTVEVDVTGAEAPAGVSELVTDALEAHGEELAGWGENRPLAVGVRLRVVGRHRLRAEIADHLAEEDPRELDATFAGARYFVHDVSFEVYPPIDVAAVAGSEGPRALMARRLLLLDGPPCEERTALIAGAREAMLEAAGQRDYKGLEPPELDDEAVAATLRRAASRLLAEMMEMRA, encoded by the coding sequence ATGAAACTGCTCTGCGCGGCTGACCTCCACCTCGGTCGGCAACCGAGCCGGCTCCCCCGGCACCCAAGCGACCTGGCAGACCGCCTCAGGCCCGCCGCGGCGTGGCGGCGCCTGGTGGACACGGCGGTCGCTGAGGGCGTGACGGCGGTGCTGCTGGCCGGCGACGTCGTGGAGGACGAGCACGACTACTTCGAGGCGTTCGCCGACCTCAGGCGCGGCGCGCAGGACCTGGCCGACGCGGGCATCCGCCTCCTGGCCGTGGCGGGCAACCACGACGTCGGGGTGCTGCCGCGGCTCGCTCGGGCCGTCCCGGCCGTGACGGTCCTCGGCGAGGGGGGCCGCTGGGAGGCGGTGACGCTGGAGGCGGGCCGCGCGAAGGCCAACGTCGTCGGCTGGTCGTGGCCCGACAGGCAGGTGACGGAGTCGCCGCTCGGCGGCCTCGCGGACGGCCTCGCCGCGCTACCCCCCGCGCCCACGCTCGCGCTGCTCCACTGCGACCTGGACCAGTCGCGCAGCCCCTACGCCCCCGTCAGCCGCGCCGACCTCGCGGGCGCGCCAGTCGACGCCTGGCTCCTCGGGCACGTGCACAAGCCCTCGTTCTCCGCCGACGCCAGCGGCCGCTGGTGCGGCTACCTCGGCAGCACCTTCGGGGCCGACCCGGGCGAGGAGGGGCCGCGCGGCGCCTGGCTCGTCACGGTCGGCGCGGGCGTCGAGGCGCGTCTCGTGCCGCTGTCGCCGCTGCTGTTCGACACCGTAGAGGTGGACGTCACCGGCGCGGAGGCGCCTGCCGGCGTCAGCGAGCTCGTCACCGACGCCCTCGAGGCGCACGGCGAGGAGCTCGCGGGCTGGGGCGAGAACCGGCCGCTCGCCGTCGGGGTCAGGCTGCGCGTCGTCGGGCGCCACCGCCTGCGGGCCGAGATCGCGGACCACCTCGCCGAGGAGGACCCGCGCGAGCTCGACGCGACGTTCGCGGGCGCCCGGTACTTCGTCCACGACGTCTCGTTCGAGGTCTACCCGCCTATCGACGTCGCGGCCGTCGCCGGCTCGGAGGGGCCTCGCGCCCTCATGGCGCGGCGCCTGCTGCTCCTCGACGGGCCGCCGTGCGAGGAGAGGACGGCGCTCATCGCGGGTGCCCGCGAGGCCATGCTCGAGGCCGCCGGGCAGAGGGACTACAAGGGCCTGGAGCCGCCGGAGCTCGACGACGAGGCCGTCGCCGCCACACTGCGCCGCGCCGCGTCGCGCCTGCTGGCGGAGATGATGGAGATGCGGGCGTGA
- a CDS encoding serine hydrolase domain-containing protein gives MTLDAAAAARSLLEDAVAERVTPGAVLHAAARDGRELVLTAGCLTYDEAAEHVTPDTVYDLASLTKVVSCLPLLLHLLSAGEVRLGDKVSRFFANAGWFQEPSLGDVTLEELALHSSGLPAWRPVFANVSVRRTALAHVLQTPLIGERGRFVYSDLGVIVLGAVIERVTGERLDAAFRRVVAEPLGMTTVRYAPLPEGVKVAPTEDDGLRGGVLRGEVHDENAWAMDGVSGHAGLFGTAADLSRYAAAWLRLEAPFASPEWLAEAVTDRSRGSGPARGLLWRLRDDDDWPIGDGVSRRAFGHTGFTGTSIVVDPEAGWTCVLLTNRVHPRRGDAGPVSRLRRAAHELVARAFGG, from the coding sequence ATGACCCTCGACGCGGCAGCCGCCGCGCGCTCGCTCCTGGAGGACGCCGTCGCCGAGCGGGTCACCCCCGGCGCCGTGCTGCACGCCGCCGCCCGCGACGGACGCGAGCTCGTCCTCACCGCCGGTTGCCTCACCTACGACGAGGCCGCCGAGCACGTCACGCCGGACACCGTCTACGACCTGGCCTCGCTCACGAAGGTCGTCTCCTGCCTGCCGCTGCTCCTCCACCTGCTGTCGGCGGGCGAGGTCCGCCTCGGCGACAAGGTCTCCCGGTTCTTCGCCAACGCCGGCTGGTTCCAGGAGCCCTCGCTCGGCGACGTGACGCTCGAGGAGCTGGCGCTGCACAGCTCGGGCCTGCCGGCGTGGCGACCGGTGTTCGCCAACGTGAGCGTGCGCCGCACCGCGCTGGCCCACGTGCTCCAGACGCCCCTGATCGGGGAGAGGGGCCGCTTCGTCTACAGCGACCTCGGCGTCATCGTCCTCGGCGCCGTGATCGAGCGCGTGACCGGCGAGAGGCTCGACGCCGCCTTCCGCCGCGTCGTCGCCGAGCCCCTCGGCATGACGACGGTGCGCTACGCGCCGCTGCCGGAGGGCGTGAAGGTGGCCCCCACCGAGGACGACGGCCTGCGCGGCGGCGTACTGCGCGGCGAGGTCCACGACGAGAACGCCTGGGCCATGGACGGCGTCTCCGGCCACGCCGGCCTGTTCGGCACCGCCGCCGACCTGAGCCGCTACGCCGCGGCGTGGCTGCGCCTCGAGGCGCCCTTCGCCTCCCCCGAGTGGCTGGCCGAGGCCGTGACCGACCGCTCGCGCGGCTCCGGTCCGGCCCGGGGCCTGCTGTGGCGGCTGCGGGACGACGACGACTGGCCGATCGGCGACGGCGTATCCCGCCGCGCCTTCGGGCACACGGGCTTCACCGGCACGAGCATCGTCGTCGACCCGGAGGCCGGCTGGACCTGCGTGCTCCTGACGAACCGCGTGCACCCCAGGCGCGGCGACGCTGGACCCGTGTCCCGCCTGCGGCGCGCCGCCCACGAGCTGGTGGCGCGCGCCTTCGGGGGCTGA
- a CDS encoding monovalent cation/H+ antiporter subunit A, giving the protein MLTALTVLPFLGSALSSSLHTRARKAAAALAGLVSLSTLGLVIALYPRVSGGAVFKHEVTWLPSLGLNLSLRLDGVSWLFALLIAGIGALVVLYARYYMSAEDPVPRFFGLLQAFMGSMLLLVLSGNLIQLVFGWELTSLFSFLLIGYWYHNANARDGARMALLVTSLGGFCLLLGVIVLGSIAGSYDVDAVLAAAQEIRAHPYFVPTLVLILVGTFSKSAQFPFHFWLPHAMAAPTPVSAYLHSATMVKAGIFLMTLLWPVFSPSDVWYFGVGTAGLITFLLGAFVAIFQNDLKGILAYSTISHLGLITLLLGLATPAALVAAVFHVLNHATFKAGLFMAAGIIDHETGTRDVRKLSGLIRALPFTGALAIIATAAMAGVPLVNGFLSKEMFLSETLAVHSGTFLDRLLPVLATIGSAFGVVYSVRFIHQVFFGPPAKDLPKEPHEPVAWMRLPIELLVLVVLAVGILPARVVGPLLENAVRSVLGAATPDYSLALWHGFTPALQLSLIALAAGATAYTAFRRYLADSPDEGPPWAGRVRARRVFDLTFLALVRGATAGLRWLSTARLQPQMLLLTLVALGAGLWPFALQAVRGAGWHLPFGPVRSDLLEPAYVAVWAIGAVCASLTGYLAKFHRFAAMITLAGTGLAMVLSFVWLSAPDLALTQLLVEVVTTVLLLLGLRWLPRQVPAEERTRREVIRARARRVRDFVVAVAAGAGVAVLAYAGMTLDPANRLRDGSLRNFFVENAYEGAGGHNVVNVLLVDFRAFDTMGEITVLGVVALTVFALLRRFRPPRELLGGTKQQQRQAAFDAAAGDREVGDTATEFLYVARTAMHLMFPVLGVLAVYLFVRGHDDPGGGFAAGVAMAIAFILQYMARGARWVEERLRVLPVRWIGAGLLVAVSTGAGAWLFGRPLLKSYYERVDFPLLGSVPVASAMLFDLGVLLLVVGATVLMLVALAHQSIRAPRPASREGAEPPREEVEAE; this is encoded by the coding sequence ATGCTCACCGCCCTCACGGTGTTGCCCTTCCTGGGCAGCGCGCTCTCCTCCAGCCTGCACACGCGCGCCCGCAAGGCCGCGGCGGCGCTGGCCGGGCTCGTGTCCCTGTCGACGCTCGGTCTGGTCATCGCGCTCTACCCGCGCGTGTCCGGCGGCGCGGTCTTCAAGCACGAGGTCACGTGGCTGCCCAGCCTCGGCCTCAACCTCTCGCTGCGCCTCGACGGGGTCTCCTGGCTCTTCGCCCTGCTGATCGCCGGCATCGGCGCTCTCGTCGTGCTCTACGCGCGCTACTACATGTCGGCCGAGGACCCGGTGCCGCGGTTCTTCGGCCTGCTGCAGGCCTTCATGGGCTCGATGCTGCTGCTCGTGCTCTCGGGCAACCTCATCCAGCTCGTGTTCGGCTGGGAGCTGACCAGCCTCTTCTCGTTCCTGCTGATCGGCTACTGGTACCACAACGCCAACGCGCGCGACGGGGCGCGCATGGCCCTGCTCGTGACGTCGCTGGGCGGCTTCTGCCTCCTGCTCGGCGTGATCGTCCTGGGCAGCATCGCGGGCAGCTACGACGTCGACGCCGTGCTCGCCGCCGCGCAGGAGATCCGCGCCCACCCCTACTTCGTGCCCACCCTCGTGCTCATCCTCGTGGGCACGTTCTCGAAGAGCGCCCAGTTCCCCTTCCACTTCTGGCTGCCGCACGCGATGGCCGCGCCCACCCCGGTGTCGGCCTACCTGCACTCGGCCACGATGGTCAAGGCCGGGATCTTCCTCATGACACTGCTGTGGCCCGTCTTCTCGCCCTCGGACGTCTGGTACTTCGGGGTCGGCACGGCCGGGCTCATCACGTTCCTGCTCGGCGCGTTCGTCGCGATCTTCCAGAACGACCTCAAGGGCATCCTCGCCTACTCGACGATCAGCCACCTGGGCCTCATCACGCTGCTCCTCGGCCTGGCCACGCCCGCCGCGCTGGTCGCCGCGGTGTTCCACGTCCTCAACCACGCGACGTTCAAGGCCGGCCTGTTCATGGCGGCGGGCATCATCGACCACGAGACCGGCACGCGCGACGTCCGCAAGCTCTCCGGGCTGATCCGCGCGCTGCCGTTCACCGGCGCGCTGGCGATCATCGCGACGGCCGCCATGGCCGGCGTGCCGCTGGTGAACGGCTTCCTGTCGAAGGAGATGTTCCTCTCCGAGACGCTGGCCGTGCACAGCGGCACGTTCCTCGACCGCCTCCTGCCCGTGCTGGCGACCATCGGCAGCGCGTTCGGCGTCGTCTACTCCGTGAGGTTCATCCACCAGGTCTTCTTCGGCCCGCCCGCCAAGGACCTGCCGAAGGAGCCGCACGAGCCGGTCGCCTGGATGCGCCTCCCCATCGAGCTGCTCGTGCTCGTCGTGCTGGCCGTGGGCATCCTCCCGGCGCGCGTCGTCGGGCCGCTGCTGGAGAACGCCGTGCGCAGCGTGCTCGGCGCCGCCACGCCCGACTACTCGCTGGCGCTGTGGCACGGCTTCACCCCCGCCCTCCAGCTCAGCCTCATCGCCCTGGCCGCGGGCGCCACGGCCTACACCGCGTTCAGGCGGTACCTCGCCGACAGCCCCGACGAGGGCCCGCCGTGGGCGGGGCGCGTGAGGGCGAGGCGCGTGTTCGACCTGACGTTCCTGGCCCTCGTGCGCGGGGCCACCGCCGGCCTGCGCTGGCTGAGCACGGCGCGCCTGCAGCCGCAGATGCTGCTCCTCACGCTCGTCGCGCTCGGCGCCGGCCTGTGGCCGTTCGCGCTGCAGGCGGTGCGGGGCGCCGGCTGGCACCTTCCCTTCGGGCCCGTGCGCAGCGACCTCCTGGAGCCGGCCTACGTGGCCGTGTGGGCGATAGGCGCCGTCTGCGCGTCCCTCACGGGCTACCTGGCGAAGTTCCACCGCTTCGCGGCCATGATCACGCTGGCCGGCACCGGGCTCGCCATGGTCCTGTCGTTCGTCTGGCTCTCGGCGCCCGACCTGGCGCTGACGCAGCTCCTCGTCGAGGTCGTGACGACCGTGCTGCTGCTCCTCGGCCTGAGGTGGCTGCCGCGCCAGGTGCCGGCCGAGGAGCGGACGCGCCGCGAGGTCATCAGGGCGCGGGCGCGCCGGGTGCGCGACTTCGTCGTCGCCGTCGCCGCCGGCGCCGGCGTGGCCGTGCTCGCCTACGCCGGCATGACGCTGGACCCCGCCAACCGTCTGCGCGACGGCTCGCTGCGGAACTTCTTCGTCGAGAACGCCTACGAGGGCGCGGGCGGGCACAACGTCGTGAACGTGCTGCTCGTCGACTTCAGGGCCTTCGACACGATGGGCGAGATCACGGTGCTGGGCGTCGTCGCCCTGACCGTGTTCGCCCTGCTGCGCCGCTTCCGCCCGCCGCGCGAGCTACTCGGCGGCACCAAGCAGCAGCAGCGCCAGGCCGCCTTCGACGCGGCCGCCGGGGACCGCGAGGTCGGCGACACCGCTACCGAGTTCCTCTACGTCGCCCGCACGGCCATGCACCTGATGTTCCCCGTGCTCGGCGTCCTGGCGGTCTACCTGTTCGTGCGCGGCCACGACGACCCGGGCGGCGGCTTCGCCGCCGGGGTGGCGATGGCGATCGCGTTCATCCTCCAGTACATGGCGCGCGGCGCACGCTGGGTCGAGGAGCGCCTGCGCGTGCTGCCGGTCCGCTGGATCGGCGCGGGCCTGTTGGTGGCCGTGTCCACCGGCGCCGGCGCCTGGCTGTTCGGGCGGCCGCTCCTGAAGTCGTACTACGAGCGCGTCGACTTCCCGCTGCTGGGCAGCGTGCCGGTGGCATCGGCGATGCTCTTCGACCTCGGCGTCCTGCTCCTCGTGGTGGGCGCGACGGTGCTGATGCTCGTCGCCCTCGCCCACCAGTCGATCCGCGCGCCGCGCCCGGCGTCGCGCGAGGGCGCCGAGCCGCCGCGCGAGGAGGTCGAGGCGGAGTGA
- a CDS encoding BadF/BadG/BcrA/BcrD ATPase family protein produces MTAPVLGAQGGAVAEGETRGEGTGAGAPVLGIDAGGSSARWLLLGVDGSPVAQGRVGPVSAIELGREASPALANLGALAEEVLTVTRPQRVVAGVTGLDTGSPQARRLEAFLRERLGLGDGAVTVLGDVVTAYLSAFEPGAGVLVYAGTGSVAVHVASDGAIVRAGGHGYLIDDAGGGYWIGREALKRLLRAADEAGAPPTGRLATAVFGALGGSDWPTVRDAVYGGGRARVASLTPAVALAAARGDAVAREVLAEAGRELARLATVVCGRLGQLMPVALAGGVAGAGPALVDPLERALPSGTRLTVSTAPPVAAAAELARRLATGERSLPAAWSGE; encoded by the coding sequence GTGACGGCTCCGGTGCTCGGGGCCCAGGGCGGTGCCGTGGCCGAGGGGGAGACGCGCGGCGAGGGCACCGGCGCGGGCGCCCCGGTCCTCGGCATCGACGCCGGCGGCTCGAGCGCGCGGTGGCTGCTCCTCGGCGTCGACGGCTCGCCGGTGGCGCAGGGGCGCGTGGGCCCCGTGTCGGCGATCGAGCTCGGCCGCGAGGCCAGCCCGGCGCTCGCCAACCTCGGCGCCCTGGCCGAGGAGGTGCTGACCGTCACCCGGCCGCAGCGCGTGGTGGCGGGCGTCACCGGCCTCGACACGGGCTCGCCGCAGGCGCGCCGGCTCGAGGCGTTCCTGCGCGAGCGACTGGGCCTGGGCGATGGCGCGGTGACGGTGCTGGGCGACGTCGTGACCGCGTACCTGTCGGCCTTCGAGCCCGGCGCCGGGGTGCTCGTGTACGCCGGGACGGGCAGCGTGGCCGTGCACGTGGCGAGCGACGGCGCCATCGTGCGCGCCGGCGGCCACGGCTACCTGATCGACGACGCCGGGGGCGGCTACTGGATCGGCCGCGAGGCGCTCAAGCGCCTGCTGCGCGCCGCCGACGAGGCGGGAGCGCCGCCCACGGGGCGTCTGGCGACGGCGGTCTTCGGCGCGCTGGGCGGCTCGGACTGGCCCACCGTGCGCGACGCCGTGTACGGCGGCGGGCGCGCGCGGGTCGCCTCCCTCACGCCCGCCGTGGCGCTCGCGGCGGCCCGCGGCGACGCCGTGGCGCGCGAGGTGCTGGCCGAGGCCGGCCGCGAGCTCGCCCGCCTGGCCACGGTCGTGTGCGGCCGCCTCGGGCAGCTGATGCCCGTCGCCCTCGCCGGCGGCGTGGCCGGTGCCGGCCCCGCCCTGGTGGATCCCCTGGAGCGCGCGCTGCCCTCCGGCACCCGGCTCACCGTGTCGACGGCCCCGCCCGTCGCCGCCGCGGCCGAGCTGGCGCGCCGCCTGGCCACCGGCGAGCGCAGCCTGCCGGCGGCGTGGTCGGGCGAGTGA
- a CDS encoding Na+/H+ antiporter subunit C, whose translation MELVTAIGIGVIAAAGVWLVLRPRTFQVILGLSLLTYAVNAFLLAMGGLKVGAPPVLESVVAPSAAEHADPVPQSLVLTSIVISFSMTALYLVVLLTSRGLTGTDHVDGEEGA comes from the coding sequence ATGGAGCTCGTCACCGCCATCGGCATCGGCGTGATCGCCGCGGCGGGCGTGTGGCTCGTGCTGAGGCCGCGCACGTTCCAGGTGATCCTCGGGCTCTCGCTCCTCACCTACGCCGTCAACGCCTTCCTGCTCGCCATGGGCGGCCTGAAGGTGGGGGCGCCGCCGGTCCTCGAGTCGGTGGTCGCGCCCTCCGCCGCCGAGCACGCCGACCCCGTGCCGCAGTCGCTCGTGCTCACCTCGATCGTCATCAGCTTCTCGATGACGGCCCTCTACCTCGTGGTCCTCCTCACGTCACGCGGCCTCACCGGCACGGACCACGTGGACGGGGAGGAGGGCGCCTGA
- a CDS encoding LysR family transcriptional regulator, whose amino-acid sequence MAELPDAEPLITLLTLHETGSESAAAELLGIGQSSVSRRIAALQRLTPEPLTMRTATGTKLTPVGERLLPFAREARAALQGAARWLAAGSLSGAPLRLGLDPDLAPRLAGRLATLAGPDTSLDVEEAWSRDLVEAVRRGDRDAAAVLWAPAGAEPGLRTEDLPADDLVLVAPAGARLLLDGEVDPVAVREATLLLPPEGSEVAGRARAELRALGLEPARVATLGSAAAVRYAVSAGAGLGVGLASAFEAEVAAGWLTAVRLGPPGALRPRLVVSDRLPPAVADEVRAALGLARLVPVASGPAAP is encoded by the coding sequence CACCCTGCTCACGCTGCACGAGACCGGCAGCGAGAGCGCCGCGGCCGAGCTCCTCGGCATCGGGCAGTCGTCGGTGAGCCGGCGCATCGCCGCGCTGCAGCGGCTGACGCCTGAGCCCCTGACCATGCGCACCGCCACGGGCACTAAGCTCACGCCCGTCGGGGAGCGCCTGCTGCCGTTCGCCCGCGAGGCGCGCGCCGCCCTCCAGGGCGCCGCGCGCTGGCTCGCCGCCGGGTCGCTCTCCGGCGCGCCGCTCCGCCTCGGGCTCGACCCGGACCTCGCGCCGCGACTGGCCGGCCGGCTCGCGACCCTGGCCGGGCCCGACACCTCGCTCGACGTGGAGGAGGCGTGGTCCCGGGACCTCGTCGAGGCCGTCAGGCGCGGCGACCGTGACGCCGCCGCGGTGCTGTGGGCGCCCGCCGGCGCCGAGCCCGGCCTGCGGACCGAGGACCTCCCAGCCGATGACCTCGTGCTCGTCGCCCCGGCGGGCGCGCGGCTCCTCCTGGACGGCGAGGTCGACCCCGTCGCCGTGCGCGAGGCCACGCTGCTACTGCCGCCGGAGGGCAGCGAGGTGGCGGGGCGCGCCCGCGCCGAGCTGCGGGCGCTGGGGCTCGAGCCGGCGCGCGTGGCTACCCTCGGCAGCGCCGCGGCCGTGCGCTACGCCGTGAGCGCCGGCGCCGGCCTCGGCGTGGGCCTGGCGTCTGCGTTCGAGGCCGAGGTCGCCGCCGGCTGGCTGACGGCGGTCCGCCTCGGACCGCCCGGGGCGTTGCGCCCACGGCTCGTCGTCTCAGACCGCCTGCCGCCCGCCGTCGCCGACGAGGTGCGGGCCGCCCTGGGCCTCGCCAGGCTGGTGCCGGTGGCTTCGGGACCGGCGGCGCCGTGA
- a CDS encoding STAS-like domain-containing protein, translating to MSQTATIRVADLIGSSFAVATDDAMRVHEVIKEKLQKGEVVTLSFEGIDMLTTSFVNPCIAYLYRTFPAEVIEKRLRFEGVFPEDKEKIDRAKERGREFYSDPALFESLLVASDH from the coding sequence ATGAGCCAGACCGCCACTATCAGGGTCGCAGACCTTATCGGATCGTCGTTCGCGGTGGCTACGGACGACGCCATGAGGGTTCACGAGGTCATAAAGGAGAAGCTTCAGAAGGGTGAGGTGGTGACCCTGTCATTCGAGGGCATCGACATGCTCACCACCTCCTTCGTGAACCCCTGCATAGCCTACCTATACAGGACCTTCCCAGCTGAAGTGATTGAGAAGCGGTTGAGGTTCGAAGGCGTCTTCCCTGAGGACAAGGAGAAGATCGACCGGGCCAAGGAGCGTGGCCGGGAGTTCTACTCCGACCCGGCTCTATTCGAGTCGCTATTGGTGGCCTCCGATCACTAG